The DNA sequence GAAGTTTGGTCAAAACACGAACGGCCTGCTGACGGTCTTTTAGAAGCAGTTGTCGAACGGGTGAAATCTCACAACAGGGAAGTAATCGTTTGGAGTCCGGGACAGCATATTGAAAATGATACGACTTCCATCACACAACTTTGGTCATCAGCAGGAAAGCCGAAAGACGGTCATCGTTACATCGATTCGAGGCTCAATTACCTCAATCACCTTGATCCATTGGCCGGAGTTGTCCAACTTTATTTTGACCGGATTTGCGGCGCTGCTCATGGCGATTCGATGCGGTTAGGCGGTATTTTGTGTTGCTGGAACGACAACAATGTGAATGACGAATACGATATTATCCGGCAAAATCCGGTTTATCCCGGAATGCTGACTTACAGCGAAACTTCATGGAAAGGCCAGTCGGTTGATTTTGGAGAAAATTACCTTGCAAAACTTCCTTACCCTGAAAATCCATTATACAAAGAGTTTCAGAATTTTGAAGAACGATTAACCGAGCATCGCGACCGCTATTTTCAGGATAAACCTTTTCCGTATGTGAAACAATCAGAGATAGTCTGGAAAATGATTGGTCCGTTTGAAAGCCGAGGTGATTTAAACCAGTCGTTTCCGGTGGAAAGTAGTATTCGGGAAAATTATATCATTGACGGCAAAAAATTTAGTTGGACTGGCTCAAATTACGGTGGAACCATCCACATCCGACATTTCTTTGGTTTTCCTTCCTTGTTCTCAGAAAAGCAGGGAACTGTTTATGCTACAACCAATATCTGGTCGCCAAAAGATCAGAAAGTGGGCTGCTGGATTGGATTTCAGGACTGGTCGCGTTCGGGCGGTCGACGGGGAGGCCCATTCCCGCAACAAGGTCAATGGCACACTACCAATCCGAAAGTTTGGGTGAATGGAGAAATGATAAATCCGCCCGTCTGGAAAAATCCCGGCTTGGCTGAAAAAACTGAAGAAATTCCGTTTTCTGACGAGAACTACTTTTCCCGGAAGCCAACGAAAATCAACTTGAAAAAAGGTTGGAACACCGTTCTTCTAAAAGTGCCGCAAGGTGGAACTTCATGGAAATGGATGTTTACGTTCGTGCCTGTACGAATAGAAAATAATCAGGTAAAAGAAATTGAAGGACTCAGGTTCTCAGTTAATAAATAGATTCAATTGACCAAAATGAGATACAGGTTTCATATCGTTTTTTTGCTGATCAGTTTTTTGATGGGTAACACCATCATTGGATTCAGCCAACCTTCTGATCAGAAAATACGGGTGGCCTCTATTGGTGATTCGGTGACCAAAGGATATGGATTAAAAAATCCCGAATCGCAATCCTATCCGGCGCAATTGCAGACTCTTTTGGGTTCATCTTATCAGGTCGAAAATTTTGGGGTAAGCGGTACAACTTTGCTAAGCAAAGGGCATCGACCTTATGTTTTGACCGATGAATATCAGCGTGCACTTGCTTTTAAACCACAAATAGTAATCATTCATTTGGGACTGAACGATACCGATCCAAGGAACTGGCCCAATTATCGGGATGATTTTATTCCGGATTATTTGAAACTCATTCATTCATTTCAAAGTTTGGATGGAAAATCGCCCAAGATTTTTATTTGCCGGATGACTCCGATTTTTAATGCGCATCCGAGATTTAAATCAGGTACCCGCGACTGGTTCTGGCAAATTCAGGAAAAGATTGAACAGATTGCAAAAACTGCCCAGGTTGGGTTAATTGATTTGCATACCCCGCTCTATTCTCGTCCCGATTTATTCAAAGATGCGATTCATCCTGACCAAACGGGGGCAGGTATAATTGCAAAAACCGTTTTTCAGCATATTACCGGAAATTTTGGTGGTTTGCAGCTGGCTCCGGTGTTCATGAACCACATGGTTCTGCAGCAGAAATCTAAAATCCACGTGTGGGGAAAGGCCAATTCCGGTTCTGAAATCGTTGGAGAATTCAACCATCAAATAGAAAAATGTATTGTAGGCGAATCCGGAGATTGGTCGCTGACTTTTAATCCGGCTCCAGCTGGAGGTCCTTATACTTTAAAAGTTAATTCAGGAAACCAGCAATCTGTTCTTCTCAACGATATTCTGGTTGGAGAAATCTGGATTTGTGCTGGTCAGTCGAACATGGAATTTCAGTTGAAAGATGCGGCCACTGCATCATCTGACCTTCCAAAGGTAGCCAACCCCAATCTTCGTTTCTATCAATTAAAAGGCATTGTTAGGCCGGATGATACAAAATGGGATTCGTTGTCGCTTGAAAGAATAAACAAGCTGGACTTTTTTGAAGGGAATTGGGAAAAATGTAATCCGGAGAATTCCGGTAATTTTTCGGCCATTGGTTATTATTTCGGAAAAATGCTGAATGAAAATCTGAACGTTCCGGTTGGCATCATCCAGGTCAGTGTTGGCGGAGCTCCGATAGAAGCATTCATCGACCGGAAAACATTGGAGTTCGATCCGAACCTTGTTGATGTTCTTACAAACTGGAAACAAAATGATTTTATCATGGATTGGTGTCGCGATCGGGCTAAATTAAATATCTCCTTAAGTAAAAATGAACTTCAACGGCACCCATTTGAGCCTGCCTATATTTATGAATCAGGAATCCAGGTACTTGCAGGAATGCCTGTGAGTGGAGTTATTTGGTATCAGGGTGAATCGAATGCACACAATGCCGAACATTATAAGAATGCTTTTCCTGCATTGGTAAATTCGTGGCGAAGTAGCTTTAATAATCCGGAAATGCCGTTTTATTTTGCCCAGCTCTCAAGTTTAAACCGTCCTTCCTGGCCCTATTTTCGAAATATTCAGCGGCAGCTAAGCCTTTCTGTACCAAATACGGCGATGGTAGTAACAAGCGATTTGGGCGATTCATTGAATGTTCATCCCAAGCGAAAACGCGAAGTCGGTGAACGTTTTGCTAAACTAGCTTTAGCCAAAGTTTACGGACAAAAGCTTGAATATTCAGGGCCAGAGGTTTTGGGATTTAAGCAGATTGGAGAGGTGATCAGGATTCAGTTTAATCATGCATCCCAACTAAAAACTTCAGATGGAATGCCATTAAGAGAATTTGAAATTGCTGGTCGGGATGGAATTTTTGAATTGGTGAATGCTTCTGTAAATGGGAAAGAAATAATTATACAAACACAAATTAAGAACGTGCAAAAAATACGTTACGGCTGGAATCCTTTTTCACGAGGGAATCTGGTCAACGAAGCAGGACTACCTGCATCAACATTCGAAATGGAGATAGACAAAAATATTTTAATTAAATGATTATGAAAAAGATAGAAGGATTGATCGCTGCCCCTTTTGCACCATTGAGCGCAAA is a window from the Aquipluma nitroreducens genome containing:
- a CDS encoding GDSL-type esterase/lipase family protein, with amino-acid sequence MRYRFHIVFLLISFLMGNTIIGFSQPSDQKIRVASIGDSVTKGYGLKNPESQSYPAQLQTLLGSSYQVENFGVSGTTLLSKGHRPYVLTDEYQRALAFKPQIVIIHLGLNDTDPRNWPNYRDDFIPDYLKLIHSFQSLDGKSPKIFICRMTPIFNAHPRFKSGTRDWFWQIQEKIEQIAKTAQVGLIDLHTPLYSRPDLFKDAIHPDQTGAGIIAKTVFQHITGNFGGLQLAPVFMNHMVLQQKSKIHVWGKANSGSEIVGEFNHQIEKCIVGESGDWSLTFNPAPAGGPYTLKVNSGNQQSVLLNDILVGEIWICAGQSNMEFQLKDAATASSDLPKVANPNLRFYQLKGIVRPDDTKWDSLSLERINKLDFFEGNWEKCNPENSGNFSAIGYYFGKMLNENLNVPVGIIQVSVGGAPIEAFIDRKTLEFDPNLVDVLTNWKQNDFIMDWCRDRAKLNISLSKNELQRHPFEPAYIYESGIQVLAGMPVSGVIWYQGESNAHNAEHYKNAFPALVNSWRSSFNNPEMPFYFAQLSSLNRPSWPYFRNIQRQLSLSVPNTAMVVTSDLGDSLNVHPKRKREVGERFAKLALAKVYGQKLEYSGPEVLGFKQIGEVIRIQFNHASQLKTSDGMPLREFEIAGRDGIFELVNASVNGKEIIIQTQIKNVQKIRYGWNPFSRGNLVNEAGLPASTFEMEIDKNILIK
- a CDS encoding family 20 glycosylhydrolase; the protein is MKSRSVIFKLWKFTVVAVSFFFLLQNLHGRTNNVDVPALIPMPQQIFRNNQSFKIDGNKTRIIQRIVSSLPNVPINQDEAYILKINADSLVLQAKTQKGLFRGQQTISQLTFTKVGKQFVAGCTITDWPAFQIRGFMQDVGRNFMSVALLKEQIDVMAAYKFNVFHLHLTDNPGWRLESKKYPELHVASSMSRRPGMYYSQEDFLELVNYCNDRFITLVPEFDIPGHCEAFRRAFAIDSMSDQRVKPILLDLIDELCNLVPKEKMPYLHLGTDEVWSKHERPADGLLEAVVERVKSHNREVIVWSPGQHIENDTTSITQLWSSAGKPKDGHRYIDSRLNYLNHLDPLAGVVQLYFDRICGAAHGDSMRLGGILCCWNDNNVNDEYDIIRQNPVYPGMLTYSETSWKGQSVDFGENYLAKLPYPENPLYKEFQNFEERLTEHRDRYFQDKPFPYVKQSEIVWKMIGPFESRGDLNQSFPVESSIRENYIIDGKKFSWTGSNYGGTIHIRHFFGFPSLFSEKQGTVYATTNIWSPKDQKVGCWIGFQDWSRSGGRRGGPFPQQGQWHTTNPKVWVNGEMINPPVWKNPGLAEKTEEIPFSDENYFSRKPTKINLKKGWNTVLLKVPQGGTSWKWMFTFVPVRIENNQVKEIEGLRFSVNK